One Owenweeksia hongkongensis DSM 17368 genomic region harbors:
- a CDS encoding peptidylprolyl isomerase — protein sequence MRKLLVSIAFIIGLHTAIIAQTKVTFYTTLGNFDVEMYDSLMPITAGNFLTLVNSKYYDGVIFHRVIKNFVIQGGDPTGTGSGGPGYTIPDEFDSTGVLSNTIRTISMANSGPNSGGSQFFINLKNNAYLDYDKAPLTSAHPIFAIVRDGWNIVDSIANVSVNSSDRPMPDVVMDSVRVTGRYLSNPEISVHTNQIEVSPNPFMREIKLSGVELRELKAISIYSVDGVLVKEIVNPQSLTISMDVSAGTYMIHTLYKNGRQGMGKVVKSD from the coding sequence ATGAGAAAACTTTTAGTTTCAATTGCATTCATCATTGGTCTTCATACCGCTATTATAGCTCAAACCAAAGTAACTTTTTATACCACCTTAGGGAATTTTGATGTAGAAATGTATGACTCCCTGATGCCAATTACCGCAGGCAACTTTTTGACCTTGGTAAATTCAAAATACTATGATGGAGTGATTTTTCATAGGGTAATAAAAAACTTTGTGATTCAGGGAGGAGATCCTACTGGGACTGGATCGGGTGGTCCTGGTTATACAATTCCAGATGAATTTGATAGTACGGGAGTGCTTAGTAATACCATCCGCACCATTTCGATGGCTAATTCTGGGCCGAATTCGGGAGGGAGTCAGTTCTTTATAAACCTAAAAAACAATGCTTATCTGGATTATGACAAGGCACCTTTAACGAGCGCCCATCCCATTTTTGCAATAGTTCGTGATGGATGGAATATTGTTGATTCTATTGCGAATGTGTCCGTGAATTCGAGTGATAGGCCTATGCCCGATGTAGTGATGGATAGCGTTAGAGTAACTGGACGGTATTTGAGTAATCCTGAGATTAGTGTACATACAAATCAAATAGAAGTTTCTCCCAATCCATTTATGCGTGAAATAAAATTATCAGGAGTAGAATTAAGGGAGTTGAAAGCTATATCCATTTATTCCGTTGATGGCGTTCTTGTAAAGGAAATTGTTAACCCTCAGTCGCTCACTATTTCTATGGACGTTTCTGCCGGTACTTATATGATTCACACCTTGTATAAAAATGGCAGGCAGGGAATGGGGAAGGTTGTGAAGAGTGATTAG
- a CDS encoding sensor histidine kinase: MASKRFALLISLRILLIAANVLLSAWFLFDHHLLFTQILLALLLIAQITELIYFASKVNRELKRFFDALNYNDFSVSFNNKSLGGSFRELDESFVNIIEKVKTSKAQRESQSELLKLALDHLRLGIIIVDHHGGIMLINQAAQSMLSIPHFHSWEMLQKKKPAFSQALGDFKFEGRKLIELDSGQGIREYYLDLDHISLMGTNYRLISFNDLKNEIEQKEIDAWHKLIRILAHEVMNSVTPVTSLSETIKDLLTDESGKPLTRDQISTETIDDIILALNTIIRRSRGMLNFVDEYRKLTKLPAPNFEVFSIEELFDTVMHLMQGQANKKKVSLKKDLLHNRLALRADKKMVEQVLINLIGNALYAMEAGKGDEIILSAKMESTAIVITVKDNGPGIKEDILHSIFIPFFSTRKNGSGIGLTLSKNIMQLHKGRIHVQSKENEGAVFELSFGI; encoded by the coding sequence ATGGCCTCTAAAAGATTTGCCCTTCTCATATCACTGCGCATATTGCTAATAGCTGCGAATGTGCTGCTTTCAGCGTGGTTTCTGTTTGACCATCACTTGCTGTTTACACAAATTTTGCTAGCGCTTCTGTTGATAGCTCAGATAACGGAACTCATCTATTTTGCTTCCAAAGTAAACCGTGAGTTGAAGCGCTTTTTTGATGCTCTCAACTACAATGATTTTTCTGTGAGCTTTAATAACAAAAGCTTGGGCGGCTCATTTCGTGAGCTGGACGAAAGCTTCGTGAATATTATTGAAAAGGTAAAAACCAGCAAGGCTCAGCGTGAGAGTCAATCGGAACTTTTGAAATTGGCGCTGGACCACCTTCGCCTTGGGATTATAATTGTGGATCATCATGGAGGTATTATGCTCATCAATCAGGCAGCACAGAGTATGCTGAGCATTCCGCATTTTCATAGCTGGGAAATGCTGCAAAAGAAAAAACCCGCTTTTAGTCAAGCTTTGGGCGATTTCAAATTTGAAGGGCGAAAACTAATAGAATTGGACAGCGGGCAAGGCATTCGTGAATACTATCTCGACCTCGATCATATTTCGCTAATGGGCACTAATTACCGCCTTATTTCTTTCAATGATTTGAAAAATGAAATAGAGCAAAAAGAGATTGATGCCTGGCATAAGCTCATTAGAATTTTGGCTCATGAGGTAATGAATTCGGTAACCCCAGTTACATCGCTATCAGAAACCATAAAAGATTTGCTCACCGATGAATCCGGGAAACCTCTTACCAGAGATCAAATTTCTACCGAAACTATTGACGACATTATTCTCGCCCTCAATACCATCATCCGTAGAAGCCGGGGCATGCTCAACTTTGTGGATGAATACCGAAAACTCACCAAGCTGCCCGCCCCCAATTTTGAAGTGTTTTCAATTGAAGAACTTTTTGACACGGTAATGCATCTGATGCAAGGGCAAGCCAACAAAAAGAAAGTGAGTTTGAAAAAGGATTTGCTGCACAACAGATTGGCCTTACGAGCCGATAAAAAAATGGTGGAGCAAGTGCTCATTAACCTTATCGGAAATGCGCTTTACGCCATGGAAGCTGGCAAAGGAGATGAAATAATACTAAGCGCCAAAATGGAAAGCACAGCAATAGTAATTACTGTAAAAGACAATGGCCCGGGCATTAAAGAAGATATTCTTCACTCCATATTTATCCCCTTCTTCTCTACCAGAAAAAATGGTAGCGGCATTGGACTTACCCTTTCTAAAAACATAATGCAGCTACACAAGGGTCGCATCCACGTTCAATCCAAAGAAAACGAAGGAGCGGTGTTTGAGCTAAGCTTCGGGATATGA
- a CDS encoding sigma-54-dependent transcriptional regulator: MEKSYCILIVDDDEDILTSARLLLKQHYSNVHTASDPREINSFLTKYQPDLILLDMNFQRGVNDGREGIYWLKHIKEVSPETQVILMTAYGEVEIAVQAIKSGAYDFVLKPWTNEKLLSTIGTALKFSRERKKVEQLEQTKTTLEDSIAIKNEDFISKSPAMQNLMRTLEKVAATDANILLLGENGTGKSVLALAAHRMSGRNKNSFITVDLGAISHSLFESELFGHKKGAFTDAKDDKAGRFETANEGTLFLDEIGNLDMALQSKLLTVLQNRKATRLGENREREIDVRLISATNMPIHQMVNDHQFRQDLLYRINTVEIQIPPLRERQEDIPILAVRFLEKFCRKYHKSNLRFSPASMDELYQYHWPGNIRELEHTVERSVILAEGPYIEQLGLHLNNNTDTQPNGLNLEEMEKHYVLKALDKNRGNISKAAKDLGLTRAALYRRMEKHGL; this comes from the coding sequence ATGGAAAAGAGTTACTGCATACTTATAGTTGACGATGATGAGGATATACTCACCAGCGCCCGACTCCTATTGAAGCAGCATTACAGTAATGTGCATACCGCTTCTGATCCGCGAGAAATCAATAGCTTTTTAACCAAGTATCAACCGGACCTCATCCTTTTGGACATGAATTTTCAACGAGGTGTGAATGATGGCCGTGAAGGAATTTATTGGCTAAAACACATAAAAGAGGTAAGCCCCGAGACGCAGGTAATTTTGATGACGGCCTATGGAGAAGTGGAAATTGCCGTTCAGGCTATAAAGAGCGGTGCTTATGATTTTGTACTAAAACCTTGGACCAATGAAAAGCTACTAAGCACCATCGGGACTGCTTTGAAATTTAGCCGTGAGCGCAAAAAAGTAGAGCAGCTGGAACAAACCAAAACCACCCTAGAAGACAGCATTGCCATAAAAAATGAGGATTTCATATCGAAATCTCCAGCCATGCAAAACCTGATGCGAACGCTGGAAAAGGTAGCCGCCACCGATGCTAATATTTTATTGCTTGGCGAAAATGGAACGGGGAAAAGCGTATTGGCTTTAGCTGCTCATAGAATGTCTGGCCGCAATAAAAACTCCTTTATAACCGTAGACCTTGGTGCAATAAGCCACAGTCTTTTTGAAAGCGAACTTTTTGGGCACAAAAAAGGCGCCTTTACCGATGCTAAGGATGATAAGGCCGGGCGATTTGAAACCGCCAATGAAGGCACACTTTTTCTCGATGAAATTGGAAACCTGGATATGGCCCTGCAATCCAAACTTCTTACTGTTTTACAAAATAGAAAAGCCACCCGCTTGGGCGAAAACCGCGAACGCGAAATTGATGTTCGCCTTATAAGCGCCACCAATATGCCTATTCACCAAATGGTGAACGACCATCAGTTTAGGCAAGATTTATTGTACCGAATAAACACGGTTGAAATTCAAATTCCACCGCTAAGGGAAAGGCAGGAAGACATTCCCATTTTAGCTGTTCGCTTTTTAGAAAAATTTTGCCGCAAGTATCACAAAAGTAATTTGCGATTCAGCCCTGCATCGATGGACGAATTGTATCAGTACCATTGGCCCGGAAATATCAGAGAATTGGAACACACAGTAGAACGCTCGGTTATTTTGGCTGAAGGACCATACATTGAGCAATTAGGTTTGCACCTAAATAACAATACAGACACACAACCGAATGGATTAAATTTGGAAGAAATGGAGAAACATTATGTGCTAAAAGCCTTGGATAAAAATCGTGGAAACATTTCAAAAGCGGCCAAAGATTTGGGGTTGACCCGGGCGGCATTATACCGAAGAATGGAAAAGCATGGCCTCTAA
- a CDS encoding ABC transporter ATP-binding protein, producing MINLHHISKIYKSNSVETHALSNVSLEVAEGEFVSIMGPSGCGKTTLLNIMGLLDGFDQGLYVFDSTDVKKLNEKSRVKLRKSNIGFIFQNFNLLDDLTVFENIELPLVYLGVKAAERRERVKQVLHQIALGHRMDHFPHQLSGGQQQKVAIGRAIVSKPRIILADEPTGNLDSAQGNEIMETLSSLNEAGTTLVMVTHSMNDASYSNRIVKLMDGQIVAEKALLHA from the coding sequence ATGATAAACCTGCATCACATTTCCAAGATTTATAAAAGTAACTCGGTAGAAACTCATGCCTTGAGTAATGTCAGTCTCGAAGTTGCTGAGGGCGAGTTTGTTTCTATAATGGGCCCCAGCGGGTGTGGAAAAACAACCTTGCTAAATATCATGGGCCTCTTGGATGGCTTTGATCAAGGGCTTTACGTTTTTGATAGTACTGATGTAAAAAAGCTAAATGAGAAAAGTAGGGTGAAGCTTCGTAAGTCTAATATTGGCTTCATCTTTCAAAATTTCAACCTCCTTGACGATCTCACCGTTTTTGAAAATATAGAATTACCGCTTGTTTACCTTGGCGTAAAAGCAGCTGAACGCAGGGAGCGTGTAAAGCAGGTTTTACACCAAATTGCTTTAGGCCACCGTATGGATCACTTCCCACATCAACTATCCGGAGGGCAGCAACAAAAAGTGGCTATTGGCCGCGCGATTGTTTCTAAGCCGCGAATTATTTTGGCTGATGAGCCCACAGGAAATCTAGACTCAGCACAGGGCAACGAAATAATGGAAACGCTGAGTAGCCTCAACGAGGCAGGAACTACCTTGGTGATGGTGACGCACAGTATGAATGATGCGTCATACAGCAATCGCATTGTGAAATTAATGGACGGACAAATTGTAGCAGAAAAGGCATTGTTGCATGCGTAG
- a CDS encoding ABC transporter permease encodes MRSLRLKFALRALWKNKLYAGLNILGLAIGLAVSIIIYLYLQSELSYDKNVDDYRDIYRIESEFDLNNKREQFAGTSLSLGPLLAEEFDYVNNYTRLHHIEVNVLFQYEDKRFYEENIAVADSHFFEVFKVPFLAGEHGHCLADPYTIVVTQSFAERYFGNENPIGKVISTNNHDYTITGLMENWPANTHHKFDAVLSAFYDPIERETQIQTLWNVEAYTFVEVDGSTEAIHLEEDFVDFYDKYMKEVGENFGGFYDITLTRLDNIHFGRNLQYDRARGDVSYLYAFGGIGILILILACINYINMATARGLERVKEAGMRKILGSSSAEIRSLIFFESVLLSLLALFLAFVMVEVVFELTPFNTILNKDLALDFERFPALWWLPLVLAVAVGLLSGLYPAINMSKVPAMAAIRGGYKSAPHSIWMRKSLVGFQFCISVAVVITALLMYRQMEYVRTKDLGFNKEDIILIPIRDRDSTLEAQIPLLRKQLGKLKEVIATSHATRVPGSDLERTLMSIEDEDGEFAKGVVDMMRVGLNYMPTMEIEVLDGRDFNKSDFGASRQKVLVNEELLTYMNWKDAKGKLLKWGYDEDGVELYEMEVIGVVENFNSHSLHDAIEPTVILLQEDNYGVMHVRVDSEDLVSAVNKIEKIWSRADPNNPFQFSFLNKDLMKLYENEHRQSRLILYLTYLAIFISFLGLTGLASFTTNLRTREIGIRKVLGADVYQMVNLIFREMLTLIILSVLLAVPLAYGLITVWLDGFAYSAQLDPFIFAISVALAVLLAYLIVTYHSVKVARGNPVDILKYE; translated from the coding sequence ATGCGTAGCCTTAGATTAAAATTTGCACTACGGGCCTTGTGGAAAAACAAGCTTTATGCAGGGCTCAATATTCTCGGTTTGGCCATCGGTCTGGCGGTCAGTATTATCATTTATTTGTACTTACAAAGTGAGCTGAGTTATGATAAAAATGTGGATGATTACCGTGACATTTACCGCATTGAGTCTGAGTTTGACCTAAACAATAAGCGTGAGCAATTTGCAGGGACCAGCCTGAGTTTGGGGCCACTTTTGGCAGAAGAATTTGATTATGTAAATAATTATACCCGACTCCATCACATAGAGGTGAATGTGCTTTTTCAATATGAGGATAAGCGCTTTTATGAAGAAAATATAGCGGTGGCCGACAGCCATTTCTTTGAGGTTTTCAAAGTTCCATTTTTAGCAGGAGAGCATGGCCACTGCCTTGCTGATCCTTACACTATAGTTGTGACACAATCATTTGCAGAAAGGTATTTTGGCAATGAAAATCCTATCGGAAAAGTGATCAGCACCAATAATCACGATTATACCATCACGGGTTTGATGGAAAATTGGCCTGCAAACACTCATCATAAATTTGATGCCGTGCTCAGCGCATTTTATGACCCCATAGAGAGAGAAACACAAATCCAGACTCTTTGGAATGTGGAGGCTTACACTTTCGTGGAAGTGGACGGATCAACTGAAGCCATTCATTTGGAAGAAGACTTCGTGGATTTTTACGATAAGTACATGAAGGAAGTGGGAGAGAATTTTGGAGGTTTTTATGACATCACACTTACTCGACTCGATAATATCCACTTTGGCAGAAACCTGCAATATGACCGAGCTCGCGGTGATGTATCTTACCTATATGCCTTTGGTGGAATCGGAATTTTGATATTGATACTTGCCTGTATAAACTATATAAACATGGCCACAGCGCGTGGTTTGGAGCGGGTGAAGGAAGCCGGAATGCGAAAAATACTGGGTAGTAGCTCGGCTGAAATCCGTAGCCTGATATTTTTTGAATCTGTGCTTTTGAGTTTGCTAGCACTCTTCCTTGCTTTTGTTATGGTGGAGGTGGTTTTTGAGCTTACACCATTCAATACTATCCTTAACAAGGATTTGGCGCTTGACTTTGAAAGATTTCCTGCACTGTGGTGGTTGCCGCTGGTTTTGGCGGTGGCAGTTGGATTGCTGAGCGGTTTGTATCCAGCCATTAACATGAGCAAGGTTCCTGCTATGGCGGCCATTCGAGGAGGTTATAAGTCTGCTCCACATAGTATTTGGATGCGAAAAAGTTTGGTGGGATTCCAATTTTGTATTTCCGTAGCCGTGGTGATTACAGCTCTGCTGATGTACCGTCAGATGGAGTATGTGCGTACCAAGGATTTAGGTTTTAATAAGGAAGACATCATCCTTATTCCGATAAGGGATAGGGACAGTACCCTCGAGGCGCAAATTCCGCTTTTGCGAAAGCAGCTTGGTAAATTGAAGGAAGTGATTGCTACTTCTCATGCCACCCGTGTTCCTGGTAGTGATTTGGAAAGAACTCTCATGAGTATAGAGGATGAGGATGGGGAGTTTGCAAAAGGTGTGGTGGATATGATGCGGGTGGGTCTTAATTATATGCCCACCATGGAAATTGAAGTATTGGATGGTCGTGATTTTAATAAAAGTGATTTTGGCGCAAGCCGGCAAAAAGTGCTGGTAAATGAGGAGTTGCTGACTTACATGAATTGGAAGGATGCCAAAGGGAAGTTGCTAAAGTGGGGATATGATGAAGATGGGGTGGAGCTCTACGAAATGGAAGTAATTGGGGTGGTAGAGAATTTTAATTCACACTCCTTGCATGATGCCATTGAGCCCACGGTAATCTTACTTCAGGAGGATAATTACGGTGTGATGCACGTACGCGTGGACAGCGAAGATTTGGTGTCCGCAGTGAATAAGATTGAGAAAATATGGAGCCGGGCTGATCCGAATAATCCTTTTCAGTTTTCCTTTTTGAATAAAGACCTAATGAAATTGTATGAAAATGAACACCGCCAAAGTCGATTGATTTTATACCTCACGTACTTGGCAATTTTCATCAGTTTCCTTGGATTAACGGGTTTGGCTTCTTTCACTACCAATTTGCGTACACGTGAAATTGGCATCCGAAAAGTGCTGGGTGCCGATGTGTATCAAATGGTGAATTTGATCTTTAGAGAGATGTTGACATTAATTATTTTATCCGTGCTTTTGGCGGTACCACTGGCTTATGGGCTTATTACAGTTTGGTTAGACGGATTTGCATACTCCGCTCAATTAGATCCTTTTATCTTCGCGATTTCTGTGGCACTTGCGGTGCTGCTGGCCTATCTTATTGTAACCTACCATTCTGTAAAGGTGGCGCGTGGCAATCCGGTGGATATTCTCAAATATGAATAA
- a CDS encoding M61 family metallopeptidase, which produces MKFFQTVLFTVFVAGSALAQDFAPFQNEENYQVYMDLKAVTNDELPVEIVPPLLSADSIEFQMPRIVPGTYDVHNYGRFVQNFKALNSKGEELKARRLDDNRWMILNASKLYKITYTIEDTYDYEESTGIFEPAGTSVEDSVFLLNNFGFVGYLKGMDDMPFELTVNKIEGFYGSTSLVGDLGESQDVFEIENYFTLHDNPIMYCVPDTATRMVGGAEVLVSLYSPNNVVSADECMKHISEVLDATADYLGGTLPVEKYAVLIYCVPLEEAGSSYGALEHHTSTVLYMPEFDGERFYSGVRDITAHEFFHIITPLNIHSEMINDFNFIDPEMSEHIWLYEGVTEYNSHLVQARSGIYDLTEFTEVLKDKLDQADGFNTDIPLTIASKFTLDFFKDEYMNFYQKGALAGMCVDLKLMELSNGEYRLVDLLKELGDMYGPDTFFVDENLFEIITEHTYPEMREFFARHFEGAEPLPYAELFETVGFSYWEELEIEQLTLGNVELGFNFETGRLKIEETQEMDEFGKEMGWMPGDEIMEFNGQPVDLATISDVMGDFYENTQVGDKVEILVARPQEDGEYKEKKLKAKAQLGTYIEQNILQANPNPTPEQIERRKLWINQ; this is translated from the coding sequence ATGAAGTTTTTTCAAACAGTCCTTTTTACTGTTTTTGTGGCGGGCAGTGCCTTAGCGCAAGATTTTGCTCCTTTTCAAAATGAGGAGAATTATCAGGTATATATGGATTTAAAAGCCGTTACCAATGATGAGTTGCCTGTAGAAATTGTGCCGCCCTTGCTTAGTGCCGACAGTATAGAGTTTCAGATGCCGAGAATTGTACCCGGTACCTATGACGTACATAACTACGGTCGCTTTGTGCAAAATTTTAAAGCACTAAACTCAAAAGGGGAGGAGCTAAAAGCACGCAGATTGGATGATAACCGATGGATGATTTTAAATGCCAGCAAGCTTTATAAAATCACTTACACCATTGAGGATACTTATGATTATGAAGAATCAACGGGTATTTTTGAACCAGCAGGCACCAGCGTAGAAGACAGTGTTTTTCTACTAAATAACTTTGGATTTGTAGGTTACCTAAAAGGAATGGATGACATGCCTTTTGAACTTACCGTAAATAAGATTGAAGGCTTTTATGGAAGTACTTCGCTAGTTGGTGATCTGGGAGAAAGTCAGGATGTTTTCGAAATTGAAAACTACTTCACTCTTCACGATAATCCTATAATGTACTGCGTGCCAGATACAGCAACTCGTATGGTGGGAGGGGCTGAGGTTTTGGTTTCGCTTTACAGCCCAAATAATGTGGTGAGTGCTGATGAATGTATGAAGCACATCTCCGAGGTACTGGACGCTACAGCTGATTATTTGGGAGGAACCCTTCCGGTAGAAAAATATGCCGTACTAATTTATTGTGTACCTCTAGAAGAGGCAGGCAGCAGCTATGGCGCCTTGGAGCACCACACGAGTACGGTACTTTATATGCCGGAGTTTGATGGCGAGAGATTTTATTCAGGTGTAAGAGATATCACTGCCCATGAGTTTTTTCACATCATCACACCTTTGAATATTCACTCGGAAATGATCAATGACTTTAATTTTATTGATCCGGAAATGTCGGAGCATATCTGGCTTTACGAAGGAGTTACAGAATACAACAGCCACTTGGTGCAAGCTCGTTCAGGAATATACGACCTTACTGAATTCACAGAAGTACTTAAGGATAAACTGGATCAGGCGGATGGCTTTAATACTGATATCCCATTGACGATTGCCAGTAAGTTTACTCTAGATTTCTTTAAGGACGAATACATGAATTTTTACCAAAAGGGAGCTTTGGCGGGAATGTGTGTAGACCTAAAGTTAATGGAGCTTTCTAATGGAGAATACCGATTGGTGGATTTGCTAAAGGAGCTTGGTGACATGTATGGCCCAGATACTTTCTTTGTAGATGAAAATCTTTTTGAAATTATTACAGAACACACATACCCGGAAATGCGCGAGTTTTTTGCTCGCCATTTTGAGGGAGCTGAACCATTGCCTTACGCTGAACTATTTGAAACAGTCGGTTTTAGCTACTGGGAAGAGCTGGAAATTGAGCAGCTTACATTGGGGAATGTAGAGTTAGGTTTCAACTTTGAAACAGGTAGATTGAAGATTGAGGAAACTCAAGAGATGGACGAGTTTGGAAAAGAAATGGGTTGGATGCCCGGTGATGAGATTATGGAGTTTAACGGACAGCCAGTAGATTTGGCTACCATTAGTGATGTGATGGGAGATTTTTATGAAAATACCCAAGTAGGTGATAAAGTAGAAATATTGGTGGCTCGCCCACAGGAGGATGGTGAGTATAAGGAGAAAAAGCTGAAGGCTAAGGCACAGCTTGGTACTTACATCGAGCAAAACATTTTACAGGCCAATCCTAATCCAACCCCAGAGCAAATCGAAAGACGTAAGCTTTGGATCAATCAATAA
- a CDS encoding M13 family metallopeptidase: MNKRVLVAAMSVVVVACQQPEVVEETPKKLGFNLADLDTTVDPCDDFYQYVAGGWMKNNPIPGTESRWGNFNILVEENNAKVRGLLDSVSAAGDLKKGEYDQLVGDFYTSAMDSAAVEAKGIEPLRPFFNLIDGFNTNEDYYLSMADLKLRGIRGPWSSGVTVDDKNSSAYIFQVSQSGLGLPDRDYYLKEDSASQFIQQEYRKHIAEMLALSGVQNSEEKAAKVYDLEKAIAQIQMSRVDRRVPENVYNKMSREQIVALAPALKLDAYFNGLNVKFDSAIVAQPDYMKAIGGVLNNTSIETIKAYAKWHLVHGASEFLPHAFVQSDFNFYNKTLSGSKEMKPRWRRSLNTINSGLGEQLGHLFVDRYFPESSKAALEKMVEDLRSAYRVRIEGLEWMSDSTKEKALTKLEAFNYKIGYPNKWKDYGDLDITADNLFQNGVNLSAYGIKENLEKLGKPVDKDEWFMPAHIVNAYYSPSYNEIVFPAGILQPPFFDPNGDDAINYGAIGGVIGHEFTHGFDDRGRKYNAFGNLANWWNKLDMQRFEKRTDRMVSQYGEYQPLKEVFVNGRLTLGENIADLGGLTLAYYAYKMSHVDGKDEPAPIDGYTWQQRIFMGWGQVWSSNQTDEYLGNQVVTDPHSPAAYRVNGPMSNMPEFKAAWGCEDGDAMVRPDSVKVTIW; encoded by the coding sequence ATGAATAAAAGAGTACTAGTGGCTGCAATGTCAGTCGTAGTCGTGGCTTGTCAACAGCCAGAAGTTGTAGAAGAAACTCCAAAAAAGTTAGGTTTTAACCTTGCAGATTTGGACACCACGGTAGACCCGTGTGATGATTTTTACCAATATGTAGCCGGTGGCTGGATGAAGAATAATCCAATCCCTGGTACTGAATCTCGTTGGGGAAATTTCAACATTTTGGTAGAAGAAAATAACGCTAAGGTGAGAGGTTTGTTGGATAGCGTAAGCGCTGCCGGAGATCTTAAAAAAGGAGAGTATGATCAATTGGTAGGTGATTTTTATACATCAGCCATGGATTCAGCTGCGGTGGAAGCAAAAGGTATTGAGCCGCTTCGCCCGTTTTTTAACCTGATTGATGGTTTCAACACCAATGAAGATTATTATCTATCAATGGCTGATTTGAAACTTAGAGGAATCAGAGGTCCGTGGTCATCAGGTGTAACAGTGGATGATAAAAACTCAAGTGCCTATATTTTTCAGGTTTCACAAAGTGGATTAGGCCTGCCTGACCGTGATTATTACTTGAAAGAAGATTCAGCTTCTCAATTTATTCAGCAGGAATATCGCAAGCATATTGCTGAAATGCTAGCATTAAGTGGTGTTCAAAATTCAGAAGAGAAAGCGGCTAAAGTGTATGACCTGGAAAAGGCAATTGCCCAAATTCAAATGAGCCGTGTGGACAGACGTGTGCCTGAAAATGTATACAACAAAATGTCACGGGAGCAGATTGTGGCTTTGGCCCCGGCTTTAAAACTGGATGCTTATTTTAATGGCCTTAATGTGAAATTTGACTCGGCAATTGTTGCTCAGCCAGATTATATGAAAGCCATTGGTGGTGTGCTAAATAATACATCGATTGAAACAATTAAGGCTTACGCCAAATGGCATTTGGTGCACGGGGCATCAGAGTTTTTGCCACATGCTTTTGTGCAATCAGATTTTAACTTTTACAATAAAACCTTGAGCGGAAGCAAAGAAATGAAGCCTAGGTGGAGAAGGTCTTTGAACACCATAAATAGTGGACTTGGTGAGCAATTGGGTCACCTTTTTGTAGATCGTTATTTCCCTGAATCTTCAAAGGCTGCTTTGGAAAAAATGGTGGAGGATTTACGTTCGGCTTACCGTGTGCGCATTGAGGGATTGGAATGGATGAGCGATTCTACTAAAGAAAAGGCTTTGACAAAACTGGAAGCCTTTAACTATAAAATTGGCTATCCAAACAAGTGGAAAGATTATGGTGATTTAGATATTACTGCGGATAATTTATTCCAAAATGGAGTGAACTTATCTGCGTATGGCATTAAGGAAAACCTTGAAAAACTAGGAAAGCCAGTAGATAAAGATGAGTGGTTTATGCCGGCTCATATCGTAAATGCTTACTACAGTCCTTCTTACAATGAAATTGTATTTCCAGCAGGAATTTTACAACCTCCATTTTTTGACCCTAATGGTGATGATGCCATAAACTACGGAGCTATTGGTGGTGTGATTGGGCATGAGTTTACTCACGGGTTTGATGATAGAGGTCGCAAATACAATGCTTTTGGAAACTTGGCTAACTGGTGGAATAAACTGGATATGCAGCGTTTTGAAAAGCGCACCGACAGAATGGTGAGTCAGTATGGAGAATACCAACCTTTGAAAGAAGTGTTTGTAAATGGTCGCCTTACTTTAGGTGAAAATATTGCCGACCTTGGTGGCTTGACTTTGGCGTATTACGCTTACAAAATGTCGCATGTAGATGGCAAAGATGAGCCAGCTCCAATTGATGGATACACTTGGCAGCAACGCATTTTTATGGGCTGGGGGCAAGTTTGGTCTTCTAATCAAACGGATGAATACTTGGGCAACCAAGTGGTGACTGATCCCCACTCGCCTGCTGCCTACCGTGTAAATGGCCCGATGAGCAACATGCCCGAGTTTAAAGCAGCTTGGGGATGTGAAGATGGTGACGCCATGGTGCGTCCAGATTCTGTGAAGGTTACCATCTGGTAA